Proteins found in one Leptospira neocaledonica genomic segment:
- a CDS encoding GlcG/HbpS family heme-binding protein produces MKRKHSIFVNLFPKFLAFCFLFFGIVNPFQAQPLSYGPNINLEQAKKVIAAAEAEAKKNQWNMAIAVVDTGGNLVLLQKMDNTQIGSIEIAKGKASTANNFKRPSRALEEAIEKGGIGLRLLAVPGVFPLEGGELILLDGKIIGAIGVSGAQSTQDGQVARAGVSALSSK; encoded by the coding sequence TTGAAAAGAAAACATTCAATATTTGTAAATTTATTCCCCAAGTTTTTGGCATTCTGCTTTTTATTTTTCGGAATTGTTAACCCTTTCCAAGCTCAGCCATTAAGTTATGGACCGAATATTAATTTGGAACAGGCAAAAAAAGTAATCGCTGCCGCGGAAGCTGAGGCAAAGAAAAACCAATGGAATATGGCGATAGCGGTAGTAGACACCGGAGGAAATTTGGTATTACTCCAGAAAATGGATAATACTCAGATAGGTTCCATAGAGATCGCTAAGGGAAAAGCTTCGACTGCAAATAATTTCAAAAGGCCGAGCCGAGCCTTAGAAGAAGCGATTGAAAAAGGAGGAATTGGTCTCAGGCTTTTGGCCGTTCCGGGAGTTTTTCCATTAGAAGGAGGAGAGCTTATCCTTCTGGACGGAAAAATTATAGGGGCGATCGGAGTCTCAGGTGCTCAATCAACTCAGGACGGACAGGTTGCTAGAGCAGGAGTTTCCGCTTTAAGCTCTAAGTAA
- a CDS encoding neutral/alkaline non-lysosomal ceramidase N-terminal domain-containing protein — MNPNQIVKKIQPYLVSILLIFSAVACGTVAEYKIAYKKPEVASKTRGLVAGISKVDLTPPPGLPLAGYSKMAETEKGFRTRLYARIFYIRKDANEPVVLIQSDLLSGSLLIHHLLAERLASKTDISFGGIVFAGTHTHSAPANFYDNNFYNEFASNKPGFDKGWTDFVLDRLTNGVEEAYKSAKPAKIASGKTAIWGLTRNRSLDAYRANKNSGFEELKPEIQYQAINPDLVMIRIDAQDKDGRYKPLGAFSTFSVHGTTVPDSNDVANADVFAYPARILEKKIRKDFKPSWDPIHALNNSTHGDNSPDYREDMQGFIESRRIGEAIGEEAAKLFDSLQNSLSTEANLSFNTREVDLYETQKIGDAEVCDRPYVGTALTGGAEDGLTPVLNWLPFFAEGWPRWFLTGGCQGHKRIVGFKYLQPIVLPKSKFPHKLLLQSVKIADTLLLPVPFEVTKESGKRFVDEALKSSSQPIKNASVISCANGYFGYVTTPEEYTRQHYEGGHTLYGPGTQPFLQAHLADLTKNLPAAGGKEAFPASWDYELDRSDRYPETEKSEGVRELVDSPELILAEENLEKHWVFRYKDVGRSEISLHESLVSIEYKEGTSDWKELTHEGEPVDDKGVDIEVRKTSNSGKGMAVYQVRWYNPEQIAKRKYRFVIRPRAGQAKFVSPEF, encoded by the coding sequence ATGAACCCGAATCAAATTGTGAAGAAAATACAACCGTACCTAGTTTCGATCCTTCTGATCTTTTCCGCAGTCGCTTGCGGAACCGTCGCCGAATATAAGATCGCGTATAAAAAACCGGAAGTTGCTTCCAAAACCAGAGGACTGGTCGCAGGAATTTCCAAGGTGGACCTAACTCCTCCTCCCGGTTTACCTTTGGCAGGTTATTCCAAAATGGCAGAAACCGAAAAAGGTTTTCGCACTCGTCTTTATGCTAGAATTTTCTATATTAGAAAAGATGCAAATGAACCTGTTGTGCTGATCCAAAGTGATCTTTTGTCAGGTTCTCTTTTGATCCATCACTTGCTTGCAGAACGTTTGGCTTCCAAGACTGACATTTCATTTGGCGGGATCGTATTTGCAGGAACTCATACTCATTCTGCTCCTGCTAATTTCTATGATAATAATTTTTATAACGAGTTCGCTTCCAATAAACCGGGATTCGATAAGGGTTGGACCGATTTCGTATTGGATCGTTTAACCAATGGCGTTGAAGAAGCTTATAAGTCGGCAAAACCTGCTAAGATAGCTTCCGGAAAAACAGCTATTTGGGGATTAACTAGAAACAGATCCTTGGACGCATATCGTGCAAATAAAAACTCAGGATTCGAAGAATTAAAACCTGAGATCCAATACCAAGCAATCAATCCTGATTTAGTGATGATCCGCATCGATGCACAAGACAAAGACGGAAGATATAAACCTCTCGGAGCATTTTCCACATTCTCCGTTCATGGAACCACAGTACCTGATTCCAATGATGTTGCAAACGCGGATGTGTTTGCATATCCTGCTCGAATTTTAGAGAAGAAGATCCGTAAAGATTTTAAACCTAGCTGGGATCCGATTCATGCTCTGAATAATTCCACTCATGGGGATAACTCTCCTGATTACCGCGAAGATATGCAAGGTTTCATAGAATCCAGAAGAATAGGAGAAGCAATCGGAGAAGAAGCGGCAAAACTTTTTGATTCCCTGCAAAACTCTTTAAGTACCGAAGCAAATCTTTCTTTTAATACAAGAGAAGTGGATCTGTATGAAACTCAAAAGATAGGAGATGCAGAAGTTTGTGATCGTCCGTATGTGGGAACTGCGTTAACTGGCGGAGCAGAAGATGGACTTACTCCGGTTCTGAACTGGTTACCTTTTTTTGCAGAAGGTTGGCCTCGTTGGTTTTTGACAGGCGGATGCCAAGGTCATAAAAGAATCGTAGGTTTCAAATATCTGCAGCCTATCGTTCTTCCTAAATCGAAATTTCCTCATAAACTTCTTTTGCAATCTGTGAAAATTGCGGATACACTTCTTCTTCCTGTTCCCTTCGAAGTTACCAAAGAGTCCGGAAAAAGATTCGTAGATGAGGCATTAAAATCCAGTTCTCAACCGATTAAAAACGCGTCTGTGATCAGTTGTGCAAACGGATATTTCGGTTATGTAACTACTCCTGAAGAATATACCCGCCAACATTATGAAGGGGGTCATACTCTTTACGGACCGGGCACTCAACCATTCTTACAGGCTCATCTTGCTGACCTGACCAAAAATCTTCCTGCAGCAGGAGGAAAAGAAGCATTCCCTGCTTCTTGGGATTACGAATTGGATCGTTCCGATCGTTATCCTGAAACTGAAAAATCAGAAGGTGTAAGAGAATTAGTAGATTCTCCTGAGCTAATCTTAGCGGAAGAAAACCTAGAAAAACATTGGGTCTTCCGTTATAAGGATGTGGGTCGTTCTGAAATTTCCTTACATGAATCTTTGGTTTCCATCGAATACAAAGAGGGTACGTCGGATTGGAAAGAATTAACTCACGAAGGAGAACCTGTAGACGATAAAGGAGTCGATATAGAAGTGAGAAAAACTTCTAACTCCGGAAAAGGAATGGCAGTCTACCAAGTTCGTTGGTACAACCCGGAACAAATCGCAAAACGAAAATATAGATTTGTGATTCGTCCTCGTGCCGGCCAAGCTAAGTTCGTTTCCCCAGAGTTCTAA
- the gcvT gene encoding glycine cleavage system aminomethyltransferase GcvT translates to MSQWKTTPLYEEHKLLGAKMIPFGGWDMPVQYSGIIAEHTATREAAGLFDVSHMGEIFIEGQADIILGFLESVTCNSVSSLANGQVQYNAIINENGGLVDDITLYKFSDQKYMICANASNVDSVYEYLKKYVPSSAKLENQSASWHQIAIQGPKADSILSSYFKSDLSHIGYYKFVLFPFAGEEIILSRTGYTGEDGFEIYSSNATGVKIWKELIEFGKNQGLLPVGLGARDTLRIEAKYPLYGHELDENRSPNQSGIGWIVKEKQTQYPKYQEIISEKKEGPKRKIVAFELQEAGVPRENMPVLDSNGKNIGITTSGTFSPSLKKGIGLALIDSEKIQHGESIQIEIRGQAKSAIIFTQSFIPGSIRKN, encoded by the coding sequence ATGTCCCAATGGAAAACCACACCTCTGTATGAGGAGCATAAACTTTTAGGCGCCAAGATGATCCCTTTCGGCGGCTGGGATATGCCTGTTCAATATTCAGGAATCATCGCTGAACATACGGCGACTAGAGAAGCTGCCGGTCTCTTCGATGTTTCTCATATGGGAGAAATTTTTATCGAAGGCCAGGCTGATATTATTCTAGGCTTCCTCGAATCAGTTACCTGCAATTCTGTTTCTTCCTTAGCTAACGGACAAGTACAGTATAACGCTATCATCAATGAGAATGGCGGACTGGTCGACGATATCACTCTCTATAAGTTCAGTGATCAAAAATATATGATCTGCGCAAACGCATCTAATGTGGATTCCGTTTACGAGTATCTGAAAAAATACGTGCCGAGTTCTGCAAAGTTGGAGAACCAAAGCGCTTCTTGGCATCAGATCGCAATCCAAGGTCCCAAAGCAGATTCCATTCTTTCTTCTTATTTCAAATCGGATCTAAGCCATATCGGATATTATAAATTCGTGTTATTCCCCTTTGCGGGCGAAGAGATCATTCTTTCCAGAACAGGTTATACGGGCGAAGATGGATTTGAAATTTATAGTTCCAATGCTACTGGTGTTAAAATCTGGAAGGAACTTATAGAGTTCGGAAAAAACCAAGGACTTCTTCCTGTAGGTTTAGGTGCCAGAGACACACTTAGGATCGAAGCAAAATATCCTCTTTATGGCCATGAGTTGGACGAGAATAGAAGTCCAAACCAATCCGGGATAGGCTGGATCGTAAAAGAAAAACAAACGCAGTATCCTAAATACCAAGAGATTATCTCCGAAAAAAAAGAAGGCCCTAAAAGGAAGATCGTGGCATTCGAACTGCAAGAAGCTGGAGTCCCAAGAGAGAATATGCCTGTTTTAGATTCAAACGGCAAAAATATCGGGATTACAACTTCCGGTACCTTCTCCCCTTCTTTAAAAAAAGGAATAGGACTCGCACTCATCGATTCTGAAAAGATCCAACATGGAGAATCGATCCAAATAGAGATCAGAGGACAGGCAAAGTCCGCAATTATATTCACCCAATCTTTCATTCCGGGAAGCATTCGGAAAAATTAA
- the gcvP gene encoding aminomethyl-transferring glycine dehydrogenase, translating into MSTATWNESGKQTEMKNPLDPLDTFPRRHIGPDEDQIKEMLSTLGLSGLEELVAKAVPEGIRLEKALDLPKASTERKILNDLKKIASKNKLYRSYIGSGYQASVMPGVIQRNILENPGWYTAYTPYQAEISQGRLEALLNFQTMIMDLTGLEISNASLLDEATAAAEAVFLAFGIRKNETSKLLFISELCHPQTIDVVRTRALPLGIEVKVGNHLNAELNEDYFAVLVQYPGTEGTIYNYESFFQLAHNVGALTICAADLLSLTVLKAPGEFGADIAVGSSQRFGLPYGFGGPHAGYFATKDEFKRHMPGRLVGVSKDSQGNPGLRLSLQTREQHIRRDKATSNICTAQVLLAVLSSMYAVYHGPKGLKDIALRVHRLTETLAKNLEKAGFTIQNKSFFDTIVLDLGSKAQTYLDAASKKEINFRSLGNGRISIALDETVEVSDLEDILSVFGISKIDLSLDRISIPNEFIRTSEYLTHPVFNLHHTETKMLRYIRKLESRDLSLTTSMIPLGSCTMKLNATVEMFPVTWPEFSNIHPFAPASQTEGYRTVFSQLESWLSQVTGFPGISLQPNAGSQGEYAGLLAIRNYHISRGDKDRDICLIPISAHGTNPASAAMVGFKVVVVACDSEGNVDLEDLKAKAKEHSKDLAALMITYPSTHGVYEEPIKEICSIIHENGGQVYMDGANMNAQVGITRPANIGADVCHLNLHKTFCIPHGGGGPGVGPIGVAEHLKPFLPGHPLVDNGTGNEHGAVSAAPWGSASIVLISWVYIALLGTEGLEQATKAAILNANYIAKRLESYFPVLYKGKNGFVAHECILDVRPFKKTSGIEVEDIAKRLMDYGFHAPTMSFPVPGTLMIEPTESESQEELDRFCEAMISIHSEIQEIEQGKADPKDNPLKNAPHTSAMVISDSWNHAYSREKAAYPSPWTKEHKFWPYVGRIDNVYGDRNLVCSCLPPEAYL; encoded by the coding sequence ATGAGTACGGCAACTTGGAACGAATCCGGCAAACAAACTGAAATGAAGAATCCACTCGATCCTTTAGATACTTTTCCCAGAAGGCATATAGGCCCTGATGAAGATCAGATTAAGGAAATGTTATCCACTCTGGGATTGTCCGGGTTGGAAGAATTGGTGGCAAAAGCAGTTCCAGAAGGAATTCGTTTGGAAAAAGCATTGGATCTTCCTAAGGCTTCTACCGAAAGAAAGATCTTAAACGATCTGAAAAAGATCGCTTCTAAAAACAAGTTGTATCGCTCTTATATCGGATCTGGCTACCAAGCGAGCGTAATGCCTGGAGTCATCCAAAGAAATATTCTGGAAAACCCGGGTTGGTACACCGCCTACACTCCTTACCAGGCAGAAATTTCGCAGGGTAGACTAGAGGCTCTTCTCAATTTCCAAACCATGATCATGGATCTAACCGGTCTGGAAATTTCAAATGCTTCTTTATTGGACGAAGCGACCGCTGCCGCAGAAGCAGTATTCTTAGCTTTCGGAATTCGCAAAAACGAAACTTCTAAATTACTTTTTATCTCCGAGTTATGCCATCCTCAAACGATTGATGTGGTACGCACAAGAGCACTTCCTCTCGGGATCGAAGTAAAAGTCGGAAATCATTTAAATGCAGAATTAAACGAAGATTATTTTGCGGTATTAGTACAGTATCCTGGAACGGAAGGAACCATTTATAATTACGAAAGTTTCTTCCAGTTAGCTCATAATGTTGGAGCTCTAACAATCTGTGCTGCGGATCTACTCTCTCTCACAGTTTTAAAAGCTCCCGGAGAATTCGGAGCAGATATCGCAGTAGGAAGTTCCCAAAGATTCGGATTACCTTACGGATTCGGTGGACCTCATGCAGGATATTTTGCAACCAAGGATGAATTCAAAAGACATATGCCCGGAAGACTTGTCGGAGTTTCCAAGGACAGCCAAGGAAATCCAGGACTCAGACTTTCTTTACAAACAAGAGAGCAACATATCAGAAGAGATAAAGCGACTTCTAATATCTGCACCGCGCAAGTTTTATTGGCGGTTCTTTCTTCTATGTATGCAGTCTATCATGGACCAAAAGGTCTGAAAGATATCGCGCTTAGAGTTCATAGATTAACTGAAACATTGGCAAAAAATTTGGAGAAGGCAGGCTTTACGATCCAAAACAAATCCTTTTTCGATACAATTGTTTTAGATTTAGGATCCAAGGCCCAAACTTACTTGGATGCTGCTTCTAAAAAAGAGATCAATTTCAGAAGTTTAGGAAATGGCAGAATTTCTATCGCCCTAGACGAAACTGTAGAAGTTTCCGATTTGGAAGATATTCTTTCCGTATTCGGAATCTCCAAGATAGATCTTTCCTTAGACAGGATATCCATCCCGAACGAATTTATCCGAACTTCAGAATATCTTACACATCCTGTGTTTAATTTACATCACACAGAAACGAAGATGTTGAGATATATTAGAAAATTAGAATCTAGAGATCTTTCTCTAACAACTTCCATGATTCCTCTGGGTTCTTGTACAATGAAACTCAATGCAACAGTAGAAATGTTCCCAGTAACCTGGCCTGAGTTTTCTAATATTCACCCATTCGCGCCTGCTTCCCAAACAGAAGGATACAGAACTGTATTCTCTCAATTAGAATCTTGGCTTTCTCAGGTAACCGGATTCCCGGGAATTTCTCTACAACCAAATGCAGGTTCTCAGGGAGAATATGCGGGACTTCTCGCAATTCGAAACTATCATATTAGCAGAGGAGATAAGGACAGAGATATTTGTCTGATCCCGATTTCCGCACATGGAACCAACCCTGCTTCCGCTGCGATGGTAGGATTTAAAGTGGTAGTGGTTGCCTGCGATTCAGAAGGAAACGTAGACTTAGAAGATCTGAAGGCAAAAGCAAAAGAACATTCTAAAGATCTGGCCGCATTAATGATTACCTACCCTTCTACACATGGAGTGTATGAAGAGCCTATTAAAGAAATCTGTTCCATCATTCATGAGAATGGAGGACAGGTTTATATGGACGGAGCGAATATGAACGCTCAAGTAGGGATTACAAGACCTGCGAATATCGGCGCTGATGTCTGCCATCTGAACTTACATAAAACTTTCTGTATTCCTCACGGAGGAGGAGGCCCTGGAGTCGGACCAATCGGAGTTGCAGAACATCTGAAACCATTCCTACCAGGCCACCCTCTTGTAGATAACGGAACAGGTAACGAACATGGTGCAGTCTCAGCTGCTCCTTGGGGAAGTGCGAGTATCGTTCTGATCTCTTGGGTGTATATTGCACTTTTAGGAACAGAAGGATTGGAACAGGCTACTAAAGCTGCAATCCTGAACGCAAATTATATCGCGAAACGTTTAGAAAGCTATTTCCCCGTCCTTTACAAAGGAAAGAACGGATTCGTTGCCCACGAATGTATCCTGGATGTAAGACCTTTCAAAAAGACTAGCGGCATAGAAGTTGAAGATATCGCAAAACGTCTGATGGACTACGGCTTCCATGCACCTACGATGTCCTTCCCTGTGCCTGGAACTTTGATGATAGAACCTACAGAATCTGAGTCCCAAGAAGAATTGGATCGTTTCTGCGAAGCAATGATTTCCATTCACTCAGAAATCCAAGAGATAGAGCAAGGTAAAGCTGATCCAAAAGATAATCCCCTTAAGAATGCACCTCATACTTCTGCGATGGTAATCTCTGATAGCTGGAACCATGCTTATTCCAGAGAAAAGGCCGCTTATCCTTCACCTTGGACTAAAGAGCATAAGTTCTGGCCTTATGTAGGAAGAATAGATAATGTTTATGGAGATAGGAATCTGGTTTGTTCCTGCCTACCTCCCGAAGCGTATCTTTAA
- a CDS encoding polyprenyl synthetase family protein produces the protein MTNRTETNELSQLLKRSKDRFEDYLENEVYLYFKKESAPELAAAMEYSLRAGGKRLRPILTFASFGKIDRDSLSIGAALEFVHTYSLIHDDLPSMDDDDFRRGKPSLHKQFSEATAILAGDALQAYAFDWLTQIDSSDKNLHKDLVRTLAKGAGAAGMVSGQMYDLLLERNPSSLTGTKEELLSKTHRLKTGALIQASFLMGNRLREDYQEREDIISEYGSKLGLLFQITDDILDIEGTKEDLGKTPGKDGKSGKITYPSLYGMETCKRMVFDLVSELEELGSDLDSSSSKNEVSEFPEFFKSLPSNIGKRKN, from the coding sequence ATGACGAATCGAACGGAAACTAACGAACTTTCTCAATTACTAAAACGTTCCAAGGATCGTTTCGAAGATTATTTAGAAAACGAAGTATATCTATATTTTAAAAAAGAATCTGCTCCCGAACTTGCGGCCGCAATGGAATATAGCCTAAGGGCCGGGGGAAAAAGATTAAGACCTATTCTTACATTTGCATCTTTCGGAAAGATAGATCGGGATTCTCTTTCTATCGGAGCTGCATTAGAATTTGTTCATACATATAGTTTGATCCATGATGATCTTCCCAGTATGGATGATGATGATTTCCGAAGAGGAAAACCTTCTCTTCATAAACAATTTTCAGAAGCGACAGCTATCCTTGCAGGAGATGCTTTACAGGCATACGCGTTTGATTGGCTAACCCAGATCGATTCTTCTGACAAAAATTTGCATAAGGATCTAGTCAGAACTTTGGCAAAAGGTGCCGGGGCTGCGGGAATGGTTTCCGGGCAAATGTACGATCTACTATTAGAAAGAAATCCTTCTTCTTTAACCGGAACAAAAGAAGAACTACTTTCTAAAACTCATAGATTGAAAACCGGAGCGTTAATCCAGGCTTCTTTTTTGATGGGAAATCGATTGAGAGAAGATTACCAAGAAAGAGAAGATATTATTTCCGAATACGGTTCCAAGTTAGGATTATTATTTCAGATCACGGATGATATTTTGGATATTGAAGGAACTAAGGAAGATCTGGGAAAAACTCCCGGTAAAGACGGAAAATCCGGAAAGATCACTTATCCTTCTTTGTATGGAATGGAAACTTGTAAACGGATGGTTTTCGATTTAGTTTCCGAGTTGGAAGAACTAGGATCCGATCTGGATTCTTCTTCCTCTAAAAATGAAGTTTCCGAATTTCCGGAATTCTTTAAATCCTTACCTTCTAACATTGGCAAAAGAAAAAATTAG
- a CDS encoding YiiD C-terminal domain-containing protein produces MTQPGFLQRLKFHFFNFYPPYFGAGIKVKALNKERTLFSTTMKLTSFNKNYVGTQFGGSLYSMCDPFYMLILMEHLGSGYLVWDKAATIRFIKPGEGTVRAEFHIPKEKIQEIKEETDRKRKMDVTFTAQIVDVKTGKLVAEVDKVIYVRKKLKE; encoded by the coding sequence ATGACCCAACCGGGCTTTTTACAAAGACTTAAATTTCATTTTTTCAATTTCTACCCTCCCTATTTTGGTGCGGGGATCAAGGTGAAAGCCTTGAACAAAGAAAGAACTTTATTCTCCACCACAATGAAACTCACATCTTTTAATAAGAATTATGTGGGAACACAATTCGGAGGATCTCTCTATTCAATGTGTGATCCTTTTTATATGTTGATCCTGATGGAACATTTAGGATCCGGATATTTGGTTTGGGACAAAGCTGCAACTATACGATTCATCAAACCTGGAGAAGGAACTGTAAGAGCAGAGTTTCATATCCCTAAGGAAAAAATCCAAGAGATCAAAGAAGAAACAGATCGTAAAAGAAAAATGGACGTTACATTCACCGCCCAGATCGTCGATGTGAAAACCGGCAAACTTGTGGCCGAAGTAGATAAGGTCATCTATGTCAGAAAAAAATTGAAAGAGTAA
- the gcvH gene encoding glycine cleavage system protein GcvH — translation MAVTNAPPGYKFTEKHEWVKVEGDTALIGISDYAQAALGDIVFVDLPKVGKSIKQLDTFGTIESVKAAEDLYAPISGEVVEVNGNLSKNPAAVNSDPFGSWMIRVKGINSSELEKLLDPESYRELVSKLD, via the coding sequence ATGGCAGTAACTAACGCACCTCCGGGCTATAAATTCACAGAAAAACACGAATGGGTAAAAGTAGAAGGAGACACCGCATTGATCGGGATCTCAGACTATGCACAAGCGGCACTTGGAGATATCGTTTTTGTGGATCTTCCAAAAGTAGGAAAATCGATCAAACAACTGGATACATTCGGAACAATCGAATCCGTAAAGGCGGCAGAAGATTTATATGCTCCTATCAGCGGAGAAGTAGTCGAAGTTAATGGAAACCTCTCCAAAAACCCGGCTGCAGTGAATTCGGATCCTTTCGGTTCTTGGATGATCCGAGTCAAAGGGATCAATTCTTCCGAGTTGGAGAAATTATTAGATCCCGAATCTTACAGAGAATTAGTCAGCAAACTGGATTAG
- a CDS encoding synaptic vesicle VAT-1 family membrane protein — protein MIRSVYRVDTKGSLDSLERREEELPPPGDNEVTIEIRAIGLNFADIFAIQGLYSATPKGSFIPGLEYSGKVIAVGKKVKNFKKNDKVMGVTRFGAYADYINIDSRYIFPLPPKWSFEHGAGFLVQGLTAYYALLPLGDLRKGQNVLIHSAAGGVGIYANRIAKKFGAWTLGSVGNHSKISLLEKEGYDAWIIRSSRFPEELKTALGGRELHLVLECIGGKIFKASYDALSPMGRMVVYGSASFMSQGDKVNWLTLAWRYLTRPKVDTLEIVSENKAVMGFNLIWLYEKIDELTVHLKALLKLNLEPPHIGSVYPFVDLPEAVRHFQTGNTTGKVVITVESGK, from the coding sequence ATGATTCGCTCCGTTTATCGAGTCGATACCAAAGGTTCCTTAGATTCTCTGGAAAGAAGAGAAGAGGAACTTCCTCCTCCTGGGGACAATGAAGTCACAATAGAGATCCGTGCTATCGGTCTGAATTTTGCGGATATTTTCGCAATCCAAGGATTGTATAGTGCGACACCTAAAGGTTCTTTTATTCCAGGTTTGGAATATTCCGGTAAGGTTATCGCTGTAGGCAAGAAAGTCAAAAATTTCAAAAAGAACGATAAGGTCATGGGAGTGACCCGCTTTGGAGCTTACGCTGACTATATCAATATCGACTCTCGATATATTTTTCCACTTCCACCTAAGTGGAGTTTCGAACATGGAGCTGGATTTTTAGTCCAAGGACTTACCGCTTATTATGCTCTTCTTCCTTTAGGAGATCTTAGAAAAGGCCAAAATGTTTTAATTCATAGCGCTGCAGGTGGGGTAGGAATTTACGCAAATCGTATCGCTAAAAAATTCGGTGCTTGGACCTTAGGTTCCGTAGGAAATCATTCTAAAATTTCTCTTCTGGAAAAAGAAGGGTATGATGCGTGGATCATTCGTTCTTCTCGTTTTCCCGAAGAATTAAAAACAGCACTTGGCGGAAGAGAATTACATTTAGTTTTAGAATGTATTGGCGGTAAAATTTTCAAAGCTAGCTACGATGCTCTTTCTCCTATGGGTCGTATGGTTGTTTATGGTTCCGCTTCTTTTATGAGCCAGGGAGACAAGGTCAATTGGCTGACTTTAGCTTGGAGATATTTGACCAGGCCGAAAGTGGATACCTTAGAAATTGTATCTGAAAATAAAGCAGTGATGGGATTTAATCTGATCTGGTTATATGAGAAAATTGACGAATTAACCGTTCATCTCAAAGCACTTTTGAAATTAAATTTGGAACCACCTCATATCGGTTCCGTATATCCTTTTGTGGATCTTCCGGAAGCGGTCCGGCATTTTCAAACTGGAAATACTACCGGCAAAGTGGTGATTACTGTCGAATCAGGAAAATGA
- a CDS encoding dienelactone hydrolase family protein has product MKKIIWFSITFLLATNVLSAKVKSEIVEYKQGDTVLEGFVAYPEGVKKAPGIVLVHDWMGLGENTKARAEQLAELGYVAFAADIYGKGVRPKSMEEASKLAASFREGDRKLLRARGQAALDALKSQTGVDPKSLAILGYCFGGTTALELARSGAPLKGTISFHGGLSTPKADDAKNIKGKVLALHGADDPFVKPDEVAAFQEEMRSAGVDWQFVSYGGAVHSFTIKEAGNDNSKGAAYNEKADKRSWLELKNFLKEIFPSK; this is encoded by the coding sequence ATGAAAAAGATCATTTGGTTCAGTATAACATTTCTTTTAGCGACAAATGTTTTATCTGCAAAGGTAAAATCCGAAATTGTAGAGTATAAACAAGGCGACACTGTTTTAGAAGGTTTTGTTGCTTATCCGGAAGGAGTCAAAAAAGCTCCAGGTATCGTACTTGTCCATGACTGGATGGGCCTGGGAGAAAACACAAAAGCAAGAGCAGAACAGTTAGCAGAGTTAGGATATGTAGCTTTCGCAGCGGATATTTATGGAAAAGGTGTACGTCCTAAATCCATGGAAGAAGCTTCAAAATTGGCAGCTTCCTTTAGAGAAGGGGATCGTAAATTATTAAGAGCCAGAGGGCAGGCTGCGTTAGACGCATTAAAGTCCCAAACCGGTGTAGATCCTAAAAGCCTAGCAATCTTAGGATATTGTTTTGGTGGGACCACTGCCTTAGAACTTGCGAGAAGTGGAGCTCCTCTAAAAGGAACCATTAGTTTTCATGGAGGATTGTCTACTCCTAAGGCGGACGACGCTAAAAACATTAAGGGTAAAGTATTGGCTCTTCATGGAGCAGACGATCCTTTCGTAAAACCGGATGAAGTGGCAGCTTTCCAAGAAGAAATGAGAAGTGCAGGCGTGGATTGGCAATTCGTTTCCTATGGTGGCGCAGTTCATTCTTTCACCATTAAGGAAGCAGGGAATGATAACTCAAAAGGAGCTGCTTATAACGAAAAAGCGGATAAACGTTCCTGGTTGGAGTTGAAAAATTTTCTGAAAGAAATTTTCCCTTCTAAGTAA